The following proteins are co-located in the Silene latifolia isolate original U9 population chromosome 1, ASM4854445v1, whole genome shotgun sequence genome:
- the LOC141610189 gene encoding thioredoxin-like protein CITRX, chloroplastic, which translates to MSSMRVVVAATSPRPGCSLHHGNSVKSSSQFFPYNNNNNNNKPSSLNIASPQNSIPKKLLCKPLFAKHVREDYLVKKLSAKEIQDLVKGDRNVPLIIDFYATWCGPCILMAQDLEMLAVEYENNALIVKVDTDDEYEFARDMQVRGLPTVYFLSPDPSKDAIRTEGLIPIQMMRDIIDSQM; encoded by the exons ATGAGTAGTATGCGGGTAGTAGTAGCAGCAACATCACCTCGCCCAGGCTGCTCACTCCATCATGGTAACTCTGTTAAATCTTCTTCTCAATTCTtcccttataataataataataataataataaacccaGCTCCCTAAACATAGCCTCTCCCCAAAATTCAATCCCTAAAAAATTGCTATGTAAACCCCTCTTTGCCAAGCATGTCCGTGAAGATTATCTTGTG AAAAAACTATCAGCCAAGGAGATCCAAGATCTTGTAAAAGGAGACAGAAATGTGCCACTCATTATCGACTTTTATGCGACTTGGTGCGGCCCTTGTATCTTAATGGCTCAGGACCTTGAAATG TTGGCTGTCGAATACGAGAACAATGCATTAATTGTCAAGGTTGATACAGACGATGAGTATGAATTTGCTCGCGACATGCAG GTTCGAGGGCTTCCAACAGTGTATTTCCTAAGCCCAGATCCAAGTAAAGATGCAATCAGAACAGAAGGGTTGATTCCAATACAGATGATGAGAGATATTATTGACAGCCAAATGTGA